One genomic window of Cannabis sativa cultivar Pink pepper isolate KNU-18-1 chromosome 2, ASM2916894v1, whole genome shotgun sequence includes the following:
- the LOC115719338 gene encoding protopine O-dealkylase produces the protein MEFKSSRLVVPSVQELLAKDPNMVTIPSRYIQNPQNNINNSVSLDHQIPVINFQNLFLHDDDDHHQSELSNLHSACKDWGFFQLINHGISDCLIENVKKGVEDLFKLSVEEKKKLCQLPGDIEGFGQTQVFSEEQKLDWTDYILIFTLPLALRKPHLFPNLPITLKQSLEIYSLQLAKLAKDLICQMEKILGIKNDEISNLFEDGLQLFSMNCYPPCPEPEKVIGLSHHSDGGCLTFLLQVNEVQGLQVKKDGMWLPINPLPNAFVVNIGDVLEILTNGIYRSIEHRVTINSTQERLSIATFHNLSIDSVIAPANTLITPKNPALYKTLSNKEYFKDFFSSELQGKSYLDSMKL, from the exons atggaATTTAAGAGCTCTCGTTTGGTTGTGCCAAGTGTGCAAGAATTATTGGCAAAGGATCCCAACATGGTGACCATCCCATCAAGATACATTCAAAATCCTCAAAATAATATCAATAATTCTGTTTCTCTTGATCATCAAATCCCTGTTATCAATTTCCAAAATTTGTTTcttcatgatgatgatgatcatcaTCAATCTGAACTATCTAACCTCCACTCAGCTTGTAAGGATTGGGGCTTCTTccag tTGATCAACCATGGAATAAGTGATTGTTTGATAGAAAATGTAAAGAAAGGAGTTGAAGATTTGTTCAAATTATCagtagaagagaagaaaaaactaTGCCAGCTTCCGGGAGACATAGAAGGATTTGGACAAACTCAGGTTTTCAGTGAAGAACAAAAGCTTGATTGGACtgattacatattaattttcaCCTTACCACTTGCTTTGAGGAAGCCTCACTTGTTTCCAAACCTCCCAATTACTTTAAAGCAAAGTTTGGAAATTTATTCATTACAACTCGCAAAGCTTGCCAAAGATCTAATTTGCCAAATGGAGAAGATTCTAGGAATCAAAAACGATGAAATTTCGAATTTGTTTGAAGATGGATTGCAGCTTTTTAGTATGAATTGTTACCCTCCATGTCCTGAGCCAGAGAAAGTTATAGGCCTCAGTCATCACTCAGATGGGGGATGCCTTACCTTTCTTCTTCAAGTGAATGAAGTACAAGGCCTCCAAGTCAAGAAAGATGGCATGTGGCTCCCAATCAATCCTCTCCCTAATGCTTTTGTTGTCAATATTGGAGATGTACTAGAG ATTTTGACAAATGGAATATATCGTAGTATTGAGCACAGAGTGACAATAAACTCTACACAAGAAAGACTCTCAATTGCCACATTCCATAATTTAAGTATAGATTCTGTCATAGCCCCAGCCAACACCTTGATCACTCCAAAAAATCCTGCCTTATACAAAACATTGTCCAATAAAGAATATTTCAAGGATTTTTTTTCGAGTGAGCTGCAAGGAAAAAGTTACCTTGATTCTATGAAACTATAA